The Methanohalophilus portucalensis genome window below encodes:
- a CDS encoding fasciclin domain-containing protein produces MESKDLIQTAKDMGEFTTLLKAAKALDLMEKYSTEGPFTIFAPVESAFEPIPDSVIDDAFEDLDYLRDIISYHIVEGKYSTEDLRENTTLTTTGGNKLRLRENEGKIFVENTPILKPDIECSNGIIHSIGDILVP; encoded by the coding sequence ATGGAGTCAAAGGACCTTATCCAAACCGCAAAGGACATGGGAGAATTCACCACCCTTTTAAAAGCAGCCAAAGCACTTGACCTTATGGAAAAGTATTCCACAGAAGGGCCTTTCACCATTTTTGCGCCAGTGGAAAGTGCTTTTGAACCCATTCCTGATTCAGTTATAGACGATGCCTTCGAAGATCTTGATTACCTTAGAGATATTATTAGTTACCATATAGTAGAAGGAAAATACAGCACCGAAGACCTCCGCGAAAATACCACATTGACTACGACAGGAGGCAACAAATTGAGGTTGAGGGAAAACGAGGGGAAAATATTTGTGGAAAACACGCCAATCCTTAAACCTGATATCGAATGCAGCAATGGAATCATACATTCCATAGGAGATATTCTCGTACCCTGA
- a CDS encoding DUF2110 family protein has product MQTELAIKVYSNTEQTLDAIAAKFTDDLKDLDMKLEIGFSKNKWVTVDADGDDAEFAIHFLKEKYGTPVYEPVAGKKYRGYIQSIKEDKIVVDIGKKVSITASGLKNLGTGSPDQVATRFGLIPYMPVKVEIVNTNAGEQVRFTGQQADKLWEWKKASTDRIIVNSVTRSQLKSVLKKTGHSRDIYGTERLGIMEHCVICRETTDGPGIVAEIGPKLNADMGVIRSET; this is encoded by the coding sequence ATGCAAACTGAATTGGCAATAAAAGTGTATTCAAATACAGAACAGACCCTTGATGCAATTGCTGCAAAATTTACAGATGACCTCAAGGATCTTGACATGAAATTGGAAATAGGTTTTTCCAAAAACAAGTGGGTTACCGTAGATGCGGATGGGGATGATGCGGAATTTGCGATTCATTTCCTGAAGGAAAAATATGGTACACCTGTATATGAACCTGTAGCAGGGAAAAAATACCGTGGTTATATACAATCCATAAAAGAAGATAAAATAGTTGTAGACATTGGTAAAAAAGTCTCTATCACTGCGAGCGGACTGAAAAATCTGGGAACAGGCAGTCCGGATCAGGTAGCAACTCGTTTTGGTCTTATTCCATATATGCCTGTTAAAGTGGAAATTGTCAATACAAATGCTGGTGAACAGGTAAGATTTACCGGTCAACAGGCCGATAAATTATGGGAATGGAAGAAAGCTTCCACGGACAGGATTATTGTAAATTCAGTTACACGTTCCCAGCTCAAGTCAGTGCTGAAAAAAACAGGCCACAGCAGGGATATTTATGGTACTGAAAGATTGGGAATTATGGAACATTGCGTGATATGCAGGGAAACTACGGATGGGCCGGGTATTGTTGCAGAGATCGGTCCAAAACTCAATGCTGATATGGGTGTAATCCGTTCAGAAACGTAA
- a CDS encoding DUF2124 domain-containing protein, producing MEIIEKSEGIGALLKSFASLAKESQKIIFIGTPGFCTPFAEIAAYSLRKSSKQMGFIANTDIEKAKQLIPTDMGMQLGDTIDYHADTIVLLGGLAMPKIGVEPEELKTTLESIYEGSQKKLLIGICFQSIFEKQGWNDALDFDYIIDSDMSVSLKKT from the coding sequence GTGGAAATAATTGAAAAATCCGAAGGAATAGGTGCATTGTTGAAAAGTTTTGCATCTCTGGCCAAAGAATCGCAAAAAATCATTTTTATTGGAACTCCGGGGTTTTGTACTCCTTTTGCAGAAATTGCCGCTTATTCCCTGCGTAAAAGTTCCAAACAGATGGGATTTATAGCCAATACTGATATCGAAAAAGCAAAACAACTAATCCCCACGGATATGGGAATGCAACTAGGCGATACAATTGATTATCATGCTGATACGATCGTACTGCTTGGCGGGCTTGCCATGCCCAAAATCGGAGTGGAACCAGAGGAATTGAAAACGACTCTTGAATCCATATATGAGGGGTCTCAAAAGAAACTGCTTATAGGCATCTGTTTCCAGTCAATATTTGAAAAACAGGGATGGAACGATGCTCTGGATTTCGATTACATAATTGATTCGGACATGTCAGTGTCCCTGAAGAAAACATGA
- a CDS encoding serine protein kinase RIO, whose translation MEKESKDIRKLDTDVDKMRIRRKDSEHLKVKENVFDEATLKALYDLARKGVIESLGGSISTGKEANVFLAEGKDKNIALKIYRISSSTFNSMDEYIRGDPRFSNIRHKKKDIIFAWTKKEYRNLMRARECGIAAPRPIDTHKNILAMEFIGEGDKPYPLLKEVKLSEQSAQTIFGTIIHYLELLYSEAKLVHGDLSEYNILLDPSTLEPYLIDMGQSVTLEHPSANDFLKRDIRNLARHFKKYGIQPDEEELLRIITEKQRDK comes from the coding sequence ATGGAAAAAGAATCAAAAGACATACGAAAACTCGACACTGATGTCGACAAAATGCGCATCAGACGCAAAGACAGTGAGCACCTGAAAGTAAAAGAAAATGTATTTGATGAAGCCACCCTCAAAGCTCTTTATGACCTGGCAAGAAAAGGCGTGATAGAAAGTCTCGGCGGATCAATTAGCACCGGTAAGGAAGCAAACGTATTCCTTGCAGAAGGCAAAGACAAAAACATAGCTCTCAAAATATACCGCATATCTTCAAGCACCTTTAATTCCATGGATGAATATATACGAGGAGACCCACGTTTTAGCAATATACGTCACAAGAAAAAAGATATCATATTTGCATGGACAAAAAAAGAGTACCGCAATCTTATGCGTGCCAGAGAATGCGGCATAGCTGCCCCCAGGCCAATAGATACCCACAAAAACATACTTGCCATGGAATTTATCGGAGAAGGAGACAAACCCTACCCTCTTCTAAAGGAAGTAAAACTTAGTGAACAATCTGCACAAACAATTTTTGGGACAATTATACATTACCTCGAACTACTTTATAGTGAAGCCAAACTAGTACATGGAGACCTTAGCGAATACAATATTTTGCTAGATCCATCTACCCTTGAACCATATCTCATAGACATGGGCCAATCTGTAACACTGGAGCATCCATCGGCAAATGACTTTCTAAAACGAGATATCAGAAATCTTGCCCGCCACTTCAAGAAATACGGCATACAGCCCGACGAAGAAGAACTTTTAAGGATTATTACCGAAAAACAAAGAGACAAGTAA
- a CDS encoding MarR family transcriptional regulator produces the protein MSREEVENLFLQEKPTLALLTIWSLRKTYASVITKQINSTFAHTTKILSKMADMGLVQFTSEGRIKYVELTEYGVDVVTNLRDFITTLGENLPEKYRELVESVEEEESEGTQLNRESKEILERIKTLRNKIEEIYGQLVEANASEDRIKLKLGPFSREIHMIGDTIENSEEPIHDDVLIAYGNTKEVFDKLLGRK, from the coding sequence ATGTCCCGCGAAGAAGTAGAAAACCTGTTCCTTCAGGAAAAACCAACCCTTGCACTCCTTACTATATGGTCTCTTAGAAAGACGTATGCTTCTGTTATTACAAAACAAATAAATTCGACTTTTGCACATACTACAAAAATCCTTTCCAAGATGGCTGATATGGGACTTGTACAGTTCACATCTGAAGGTAGAATAAAATATGTAGAACTGACAGAATATGGTGTAGATGTAGTAACAAATCTCAGGGATTTTATTACAACACTCGGGGAGAACCTTCCTGAAAAGTACAGGGAACTGGTAGAATCAGTTGAAGAGGAAGAGAGTGAAGGAACACAACTGAACAGGGAGTCCAAAGAAATATTGGAACGTATTAAAACATTAAGAAATAAGATAGAGGAAATCTATGGACAACTGGTAGAAGCAAATGCCAGTGAAGACCGGATTAAATTGAAACTGGGTCCTTTCAGCAGGGAAATACATATGATAGGGGATACAATTGAGAATTCAGAGGAACCTATACATGATGATGTTCTCATTGCTTATGGTAACACCAAAGAGGTCTTCGATAAACTGCTGGGCAGAAAATAA
- a CDS encoding DUF1284 domain-containing protein, which yields MQIRAHHIFCIQGFIGKGYSEQFIENMENIIEKLNSCDLLIEVTNTPDCICTACPRLEIIDSQSENAKISLIGCEVETKVKMLDRKVADSLGIYFGKHYLYSEILKKLKYIDEEKFDNICSECQWYSLGYCKKRIIGI from the coding sequence ATGCAAATCCGGGCACACCATATATTTTGCATCCAGGGCTTCATCGGGAAGGGTTATTCTGAACAATTTATAGAGAATATGGAAAACATTATTGAAAAACTAAACAGCTGTGATCTCCTGATAGAGGTCACAAATACTCCGGATTGTATTTGCACAGCCTGCCCCAGACTGGAAATCATTGATTCACAAAGCGAAAATGCTAAAATAAGTCTTATTGGTTGTGAAGTTGAAACGAAAGTCAAAATGCTCGACAGAAAAGTAGCTGATTCTCTTGGAATTTATTTTGGAAAACATTACCTGTACAGCGAAATTCTTAAAAAACTGAAATATATCGATGAAGAAAAATTCGATAATATTTGTTCTGAATGCCAATGGTACAGTCTCGGCTACTGTAAAAAAAGAATTATTGGCATATAA
- a CDS encoding V4R domain-containing protein produces MNATNRTALFATSNGFIAINGAVKLHIMDLLDKRPCSFDEIVQTTGKAKSTVSVHLNDLKKANLLRESVDAVDRRKKNYSLSSKYVACSQKPLDTHYYHSLENFSSTFSSETDFFQNVFCAFKAGFEAQGIDHNPIVKHIGSDIGKQIANTFEQGDFFDSLEEVRSFWKCYKLGKVQIEDTDPLTIKVKDCFECMSMPVLGHPICTFDEGMLEGILHKITGERALIKEIECYATGDNHCLFIKV; encoded by the coding sequence ATGAACGCTACGAACCGCACGGCCCTTTTTGCTACCAGTAATGGTTTCATTGCAATAAACGGTGCCGTTAAATTGCATATAATGGATTTACTGGACAAACGGCCATGTTCTTTCGATGAGATTGTCCAAACTACAGGTAAAGCTAAATCCACTGTATCAGTACATCTTAACGATCTTAAAAAAGCAAACCTATTGAGAGAATCAGTAGACGCGGTGGATAGGCGAAAGAAGAATTATAGTTTATCCTCAAAATACGTAGCCTGTTCACAAAAACCGCTGGATACTCACTACTACCACAGCCTGGAAAATTTCTCAAGCACATTTTCCAGTGAAACTGATTTTTTCCAGAACGTTTTCTGTGCTTTCAAAGCAGGCTTTGAAGCCCAGGGCATTGATCATAATCCTATAGTCAAACATATAGGAAGTGACATCGGCAAACAGATCGCAAATACTTTTGAGCAAGGTGATTTCTTTGACAGCCTTGAAGAAGTACGCTCTTTCTGGAAATGCTATAAACTGGGAAAAGTACAGATTGAAGATACAGATCCTCTTACTATCAAAGTAAAAGATTGTTTTGAATGTATGTCAATGCCTGTTCTTGGCCACCCAATATGCACTTTTGATGAAGGAATGCTGGAAGGCATCCTTCATAAGATCACCGGTGAGAGGGCTTTAATAAAAGAAATAGAGTGTTATGCAACAGGGGATAACCATTGCCTTTTCATCAAGGTATGA
- the mch gene encoding methenyltetrahydromethanopterin cyclohydrolase — MISVNEKGLAIIDEMLDWEDEINVESKQLENGATIIDCGVNAQGGYDAGMYLSRLCLADLAEITYTKFNLDGLPVPAIQVVTDHPTVACMGSQYAGWRISVGKYFGMGSGPARALGLKPKELYQEIDYKDDAEAAVLIMESGKLPDEEVVEYIAKHCSVDPENVYIAVAPTASIAGSVQISARIVETGIHKMESVGFDINTIKSGFGVAPIAPIVGDDTKCMGSTNDCVIYCGETYYTVDYGQDDLEEYVKKTPSTTSRDFGKPFYTTFKEAEFDFFKVDAGMFAPARITVNDVASKKSYTAGRINPGILLESFGIKEV, encoded by the coding sequence GTGATTAGTGTTAATGAAAAAGGACTTGCAATAATTGATGAAATGCTGGACTGGGAAGATGAGATCAATGTCGAATCCAAACAGCTCGAAAATGGCGCTACAATAATTGATTGTGGAGTCAATGCCCAGGGTGGCTATGACGCAGGTATGTATCTCTCACGCCTCTGTCTTGCCGATCTTGCAGAAATTACCTACACCAAATTCAACCTTGACGGACTCCCGGTGCCTGCAATTCAGGTCGTAACCGATCATCCCACAGTCGCTTGCATGGGTTCCCAGTATGCGGGCTGGAGAATTTCCGTTGGCAAGTATTTCGGAATGGGTTCAGGTCCTGCACGTGCCCTTGGACTCAAACCAAAGGAGCTTTACCAGGAAATAGATTACAAGGATGACGCCGAAGCTGCTGTGCTTATAATGGAATCCGGCAAACTTCCGGATGAGGAAGTAGTAGAATATATCGCCAAACACTGCAGTGTTGATCCGGAAAATGTCTATATCGCTGTGGCACCTACTGCATCCATCGCAGGTTCTGTCCAGATCTCTGCCCGTATAGTTGAGACAGGTATCCACAAAATGGAATCCGTAGGATTCGATATCAACACAATTAAAAGTGGTTTCGGTGTGGCACCAATAGCACCTATTGTTGGTGACGATACAAAATGCATGGGTTCAACCAATGACTGTGTAATCTACTGCGGTGAAACCTACTACACAGTGGACTATGGACAGGATGATCTTGAGGAATATGTCAAAAAGACACCATCCACAACTTCCAGAGACTTTGGAAAACCTTTCTATACAACATTCAAGGAAGCAGAATTCGACTTCTTCAAAGTAGATGCAGGCATGTTTGCCCCGGCAAGAATTACCGTAAACGATGTTGCATCCAAAAAATCATACACTGCAGGGCGCATCAATCCCGGTATCCTGCTCGAATCCTTTGGAATCAAGGAGGTATAA
- a CDS encoding YbjQ family protein: protein MIITTTETVDGKQQKILGIVMGNTVQSRHIGSDIGAALKNVVGGELKGYSKMLKTSRDEAMQRMIEEAEKLDADAIVNVRFTTSQTMASAAEILAYGTAVKFI, encoded by the coding sequence TTGATTATCACTACTACTGAAACGGTTGATGGAAAGCAACAAAAAATCCTTGGTATCGTGATGGGAAATACGGTACAATCGAGACATATCGGTAGCGATATAGGGGCAGCTCTGAAGAATGTAGTCGGAGGGGAGCTTAAAGGTTACTCAAAGATGCTCAAAACATCCAGAGATGAAGCAATGCAACGCATGATTGAAGAAGCAGAAAAACTGGATGCCGATGCAATAGTTAATGTGCGTTTCACAACATCGCAGACAATGGCCTCTGCCGCCGAGATCCTTGCATACGGAACTGCCGTGAAATTCATCTGA
- a CDS encoding cryptochrome/photolyase family protein, whose product MKGIWIVGDQLIEDNPLIQNSPRAPLIMIEYTGFSLSRTYHKKKLILVWSAMRHYAEKLRKRGADLTYIKAAEMEKPLNKWIKNKEIDELHISEPANIHLKKDIEKLNLNCKVVFLPDNQFMWQAQEFRDWACSRKKFLMENFYRTGRKKYDILIEKDGKPFGGKWNLDRENRKPPPKDGFQDKPPQHIKFPPDKITKEVIAEVERSKYPTYGKGKDFNLAVTHEDAKKALDFFIEEKIANFGSYQDIMLTGDNVLWHSILSPYLNLGLLHPLNVVKKAELAYYQKNLPLNSVEGFIRQILGWREYMHCIYNYKGEKYLKNNWFNHERELPTIYWYPERTAMNCMASVIEEVRDTGYAHHIQRLMVLSNFALLAEINPLEVKNWFHTAFIDAYDWVMQPNVIGMGQFADGGIIATKPYISSANYINKMSDYCRNCAYNHNHRTGIDACPFNYLYWAFLHKNNKKLRNIARMKLILKNLERIDKKELKQILAQADDFLNYLK is encoded by the coding sequence ATGAAAGGCATATGGATTGTAGGAGACCAGTTGATAGAGGACAATCCTTTGATCCAAAATTCCCCGCGTGCCCCCCTAATAATGATAGAATATACCGGTTTTAGCCTTTCCAGAACTTATCACAAAAAAAAGCTGATTCTTGTGTGGTCTGCAATGCGCCACTATGCAGAAAAACTTCGAAAAAGAGGTGCAGATTTAACCTACATAAAGGCCGCAGAAATGGAAAAACCATTAAACAAATGGATAAAAAATAAAGAAATAGATGAACTCCATATTTCGGAACCTGCGAATATCCATCTTAAAAAAGATATCGAAAAGCTCAATCTCAATTGCAAAGTAGTATTCCTGCCGGATAACCAATTTATGTGGCAAGCACAGGAATTTAGAGATTGGGCATGCTCACGTAAAAAATTTCTCATGGAAAATTTCTATAGGACAGGCCGCAAAAAATATGACATCCTGATTGAAAAAGATGGTAAACCCTTTGGAGGAAAATGGAACCTAGATCGGGAAAACCGCAAACCTCCACCTAAAGATGGATTTCAGGATAAACCACCCCAACATATAAAGTTTCCACCTGATAAGATCACAAAAGAAGTTATAGCAGAAGTTGAAAGAAGCAAATATCCTACATATGGAAAAGGAAAAGATTTCAATTTAGCTGTAACCCATGAAGATGCAAAAAAAGCACTCGACTTCTTTATAGAAGAAAAAATCGCCAATTTCGGATCCTACCAGGACATAATGCTTACAGGTGACAATGTACTTTGGCATTCAATTTTATCCCCCTATCTAAACCTCGGCCTCCTACATCCCCTAAATGTAGTCAAAAAGGCCGAGCTGGCTTATTACCAAAAAAATCTCCCCCTAAACAGCGTCGAAGGATTCATCAGGCAAATACTTGGATGGCGCGAATACATGCATTGCATTTACAACTACAAAGGGGAAAAATACCTAAAAAACAACTGGTTTAATCATGAAAGGGAATTACCCACTATATACTGGTACCCCGAAAGAACAGCTATGAACTGTATGGCCAGTGTAATTGAAGAGGTACGTGATACAGGCTATGCACACCATATACAGAGACTTATGGTACTGAGTAACTTTGCACTGCTTGCAGAAATTAATCCCTTAGAGGTTAAAAACTGGTTCCATACAGCTTTCATAGATGCATATGACTGGGTTATGCAACCCAATGTTATAGGAATGGGGCAGTTTGCAGATGGAGGAATTATTGCCACTAAACCCTACATCTCTTCTGCAAACTATATCAACAAAATGAGTGATTACTGTCGCAATTGCGCATATAACCACAACCATCGAACCGGTATAGATGCCTGCCCCTTTAATTACCTCTATTGGGCATTTCTTCACAAAAATAATAAAAAACTTAGAAATATAGCCCGTATGAAACTCATTCTAAAAAACCTGGAGCGAATCGATAAAAAGGAACTTAAGCAAATACTGGCACAAGCAGATGATTTCCTTAACTACCTTAAATAA
- a CDS encoding class I SAM-dependent methyltransferase: protein MEENFAVIVPARDTEKVRFELQSRGLLDWSRKFVSRIVEGGSFVEIPVTDLVSGYEIKRQEQPEFYRQQMSLKERLAGKMKPEELEKIPSGWQILGNIIVVTIPEKIMHRGIEIADELLHMYPSCDTVVRDLGINGSLRQPKRQLVSGNTTETIHKENGCYFKLDVTEVMYSKGNLREKNRMSKLGKGEIVVDMFAGIGYFTLPMAVHSQPEKIYSIELNPVSFGYLKDNVRLNNVQHIVQPLHGNCAEVTPKGVADRIIMGYVGGTADYLPVAIGALSKKGGILHFHEALAENLMFDRPIGQIKKAAKMQGRNVEIMECRSIKKYSPGVWHVVVDARIW, encoded by the coding sequence ATGGAAGAAAATTTTGCAGTAATAGTACCTGCCAGGGATACTGAAAAAGTAAGATTTGAATTACAATCCAGGGGGTTGCTGGATTGGAGTCGAAAATTCGTATCTCGCATTGTTGAAGGTGGAAGTTTTGTTGAAATTCCTGTCACAGATTTGGTAAGTGGATATGAAATAAAACGTCAGGAACAACCGGAGTTCTACCGTCAGCAGATGAGTCTGAAAGAAAGGCTTGCTGGTAAAATGAAACCGGAGGAACTGGAAAAAATCCCGTCCGGCTGGCAAATTCTTGGAAACATTATAGTAGTTACAATTCCTGAAAAAATAATGCACAGGGGAATAGAAATTGCTGATGAATTACTGCATATGTATCCCTCTTGTGACACTGTTGTACGGGATTTGGGTATCAATGGCAGTTTAAGGCAACCAAAAAGACAGCTTGTGAGTGGTAATACCACAGAAACAATACACAAAGAGAATGGCTGTTATTTCAAACTTGATGTGACAGAGGTTATGTATTCCAAAGGCAACCTCAGGGAAAAAAACAGGATGAGTAAACTTGGAAAAGGGGAAATTGTTGTTGATATGTTTGCTGGAATTGGTTATTTCACTCTCCCGATGGCAGTGCATTCCCAACCTGAAAAAATATACTCGATTGAGCTGAATCCGGTCTCATTTGGCTACCTCAAGGACAATGTCAGATTGAATAATGTGCAACATATTGTACAACCCCTGCATGGCAACTGTGCTGAAGTAACACCTAAAGGAGTTGCTGATCGGATAATCATGGGATATGTGGGAGGAACAGCAGATTATTTGCCTGTTGCAATTGGTGCATTAAGTAAAAAAGGGGGTATATTGCATTTTCATGAAGCACTGGCTGAAAATTTAATGTTTGATAGGCCAATCGGGCAGATTAAAAAGGCAGCAAAAATGCAGGGGAGAAATGTGGAGATTATGGAGTGTCGCAGTATCAAAAAATATTCCCCGGGCGTCTGGCATGTTGTCGTGGACGCACGTATATGGTAA
- a CDS encoding mechanosensitive ion channel family protein, with the protein MAEMFQFNNLTVWDIGAALIVLVAGSIIARILTGMFKDSISRTKLPSLVIDFLARFFSILLYVIVILATLSTLNFDVGPVVLGLSAVIGLILGFGMQDTLTNLGAGIWIAALRPIDKNEYVEINGISGTVSGVGIMATELLAPDNKFITIPNKLVWGNAIINATRLPTRRVSVDVGISYSSNIDRAIEIAIETMKSHSKVLSDPAPAVMTTELADSSVNLQLRAWTKTEDFWNVKKELTENIFKAYRELGIEIPFPQLDVHLEKE; encoded by the coding sequence ATGGCAGAAATGTTTCAATTCAACAACCTTACAGTATGGGACATCGGAGCGGCCCTGATAGTACTGGTTGCAGGTTCTATCATTGCCCGCATCCTGACAGGAATGTTTAAAGACAGCATCTCCAGAACAAAATTACCTTCACTTGTAATTGACTTCCTGGCAAGATTTTTCAGCATTCTTCTCTACGTTATTGTAATCCTTGCCACATTGTCAACATTGAACTTTGATGTCGGACCTGTAGTCCTGGGATTGTCAGCCGTGATTGGATTGATCCTTGGATTCGGGATGCAGGATACACTCACAAATCTGGGGGCAGGAATATGGATTGCTGCACTTCGCCCCATAGATAAAAATGAATACGTAGAAATAAACGGCATCTCAGGAACTGTTTCGGGCGTTGGGATTATGGCTACTGAACTTCTTGCACCAGATAACAAATTCATCACCATCCCTAATAAACTTGTATGGGGAAACGCTATCATCAATGCAACACGCCTGCCCACCAGGAGAGTAAGTGTTGATGTAGGAATAAGTTACAGTTCCAATATAGACAGAGCCATTGAAATTGCCATTGAAACAATGAAATCCCACAGTAAAGTGCTGTCAGATCCTGCCCCTGCAGTAATGACAACCGAACTTGCAGATTCCTCTGTAAACCTGCAGCTTCGTGCCTGGACAAAAACAGAGGATTTCTGGAATGTAAAGAAAGAACTCACAGAAAATATATTCAAGGCCTACAGAGAACTGGGAATAGAGATCCCATTCCCACAGCTGGATGTCCATCTTGAAAAAGAGTAA
- a CDS encoding methyltransferase cognate corrinoid protein, protein MGKQEMYDKLRDAIVNQDINGAGPLVQEALDAGLTPFEIINDGLSVGMKIIGDKFEAAEVYLPQIMMSAKAMKAAMEILDPILAEDETSESVGTCIKFVQEGDIHDIGHRLVATMLGANGFTVIDMGVDVPNDKVIEEVAAHKGEKLMLSGSALMTTSMLGQKDVMRLLDEEGLRDSVKVMFGGAPVTDSWIKEIGADATAENAAEAANVALELMKK, encoded by the coding sequence ATGGGAAAACAGGAAATGTATGATAAACTCAGAGATGCGATTGTCAACCAGGACATCAATGGTGCTGGTCCTCTTGTCCAGGAAGCCCTGGATGCAGGTTTAACTCCTTTCGAGATCATCAACGATGGTCTGTCTGTGGGTATGAAGATCATCGGTGACAAATTCGAAGCCGCCGAAGTCTACCTTCCGCAGATCATGATGTCTGCCAAGGCCATGAAAGCCGCAATGGAAATTCTTGATCCAATCCTTGCAGAGGACGAGACCTCAGAATCCGTTGGGACCTGCATCAAGTTCGTCCAGGAAGGCGACATCCACGATATAGGTCACAGGCTTGTTGCAACCATGCTCGGTGCAAACGGTTTCACCGTTATCGACATGGGTGTTGACGTACCCAACGACAAGGTCATCGAAGAAGTAGCAGCCCACAAAGGCGAGAAACTTATGCTCTCCGGCTCTGCCCTTATGACCACTTCCATGCTCGGCCAGAAAGACGTCATGCGTCTGCTTGATGAAGAAGGTCTCCGTGACTCTGTAAAAGTAATGTTCGGTGGCGCTCCTGTCACAGATTCCTGGATTAAGGAAATCGGTGCTGACGCAACAGCAGAAAATGCAGCAGAAGCAGCAAACGTGGCTCTTGAATTAATGAAAAAATAA
- a CDS encoding KH domain-containing protein: MTHLKIPKDRIGAIIGPKGQTKKFIEEKSSSQLNIDSENGSVEVIQGDDPVGTLRAIETIKAIGRGFNPEKTIPMLDDDLLMLEVIDLSKHASTNKEMTRLKGRIIGKGGKTREIAENLIGVKISIYGKTVSFIGYPEQIQIMRTAVEMLIEGANHGPVYSFLEKKHKELMQAQLDSY, from the coding sequence ATGACGCATTTAAAAATACCAAAAGATAGAATTGGTGCAATCATCGGGCCAAAAGGCCAGACTAAAAAATTCATAGAGGAAAAATCATCTTCACAACTCAACATCGACAGTGAAAATGGGAGCGTAGAAGTCATACAGGGAGATGACCCCGTAGGAACCCTCAGGGCCATCGAGACAATCAAAGCCATTGGAAGAGGATTCAACCCTGAAAAAACAATACCTATGCTGGATGATGATCTGCTGATGTTGGAGGTTATTGATCTTTCAAAACATGCATCTACAAATAAGGAAATGACTCGTCTAAAGGGCAGGATTATAGGCAAAGGGGGTAAAACCCGAGAAATTGCTGAAAACCTAATTGGAGTGAAAATCTCAATCTATGGAAAAACAGTCAGTTTCATAGGATACCCGGAGCAAATCCAAATTATGAGAACTGCAGTTGAAATGCTCATAGAAGGAGCAAATCATGGCCCCGTGTACAGTTTCCTCGAAAAGAAACACAAAGAATTGATGCAAGCCCAGCTGGATTCCTATTAA